In the Sulfitobacter pacificus genome, one interval contains:
- a CDS encoding NAD(P)/FAD-dependent oxidoreductase, with product MYDLTIRGAGIFGLSIAWAVVQRGAKVQVIDPFGPAAGSSGGVVGALAPHAPEHWNPKKAFQLDSLLMARTFWPKVEAASGQATGYARSGRIQPISDDHALILARKRSQTATELWQDHAQWEVLPATSDPWEPQSPAGFVIRDTLSALIHPRQACHALVAALAAQGVTIHTEGADAGKVLWATGVAGLEALNAGRSRPMGNGVKGQAALLDYDARGLPQLYADGVHVIPHHNGTVAIGSTSEREYTSDTLTDSQLDDVIAQARAALPVLADAPVLERWAGIRPRARSRAPMLGGWPDRPGHFIANGGFKIGFGMAPKIADVMADLLLEGRDHGIPEGFRVEQSF from the coding sequence ATATACGATCTGACAATTCGCGGCGCGGGTATCTTTGGCCTGTCGATTGCATGGGCCGTTGTTCAGCGCGGCGCAAAAGTGCAGGTGATCGACCCCTTCGGGCCAGCGGCGGGCAGCAGCGGCGGCGTGGTCGGCGCATTGGCCCCCCATGCGCCCGAGCATTGGAACCCGAAGAAGGCGTTTCAACTGGACAGCTTGCTGATGGCCAGAACTTTCTGGCCCAAGGTCGAGGCGGCAAGTGGCCAGGCAACGGGATATGCCAGAAGCGGACGCATTCAACCGATTTCAGACGATCATGCCTTGATCCTTGCCCGCAAACGCAGCCAGACCGCAACGGAGCTGTGGCAGGACCATGCCCAATGGGAGGTTCTACCCGCAACGTCTGACCCATGGGAGCCACAGAGCCCTGCCGGTTTCGTGATCCGCGACACGCTTAGCGCGCTGATCCACCCGCGACAGGCCTGTCATGCGCTGGTGGCTGCACTGGCCGCACAGGGGGTCACCATTCACACCGAAGGGGCAGATGCGGGCAAGGTGTTGTGGGCGACAGGCGTTGCCGGTCTGGAGGCACTGAACGCAGGGCGCAGCCGCCCCATGGGGAACGGGGTTAAAGGTCAGGCGGCGCTGTTGGATTATGACGCCCGTGGTTTGCCGCAGCTTTACGCGGATGGGGTTCACGTGATCCCGCATCACAATGGCACGGTTGCCATCGGCTCTACCTCGGAACGGGAATATACCTCTGACACGCTAACCGACAGCCAGTTGGATGACGTCATTGCCCAAGCCCGCGCCGCGCTGCCGGTCCTTGCGGATGCCCCTGTGCTGGAACGTTGGGCCGGTATCCGCCCGCGTGCGCGCAGCCGTGCGCCGATGCTGGGAGGCTGGCCCGACCGTCCGGGTCATTTTATCGCCAACGGCGGTTTCAAGATCGGCTTTGGCATGGCTCCGAAAATTGCGGATGTGATGGCCGATCTGCTGCTGGAAGGGCGCGACCATGGCATCCCCGAGGGTTTTCGCGTCGAACAGAGTTTCTAG